In the Magnolia sinica isolate HGM2019 chromosome 15, MsV1, whole genome shotgun sequence genome, one interval contains:
- the LOC131226844 gene encoding putative disease resistance protein RGA3: protein MAEVFLSALVETVMGNLDSLLRQQFQTAWGVKKELEKLESTLLAIKAVLRDADKQQVQSEALRDWLMKLKGVAYDADDLIDEFLTEAFRRKVRTRPAIMNRVHNFFSFPNSLVFRLRMGSRIKEIGERLYEIAEERKFHLSDRVVDLPFNIEERLQTDSLIESEVFGRDEDKKKIVESLIDFSTQEDVSIIPIVGMGGLGKTTLAQFAYNDERVTKHFELRIWVCVSDNFNVMRVIKLIIESANGSKCDLEGMDSLQHSLQEKLSGKKFLLVLDDVWEETPEKWNSLKKSVRGARGSKIIVTTRSEKVASIMGTLPSHHLPILSEDDCWSLFRQRAFGHERQEHPNLVILGKEIVKKCKGVPLAAKSLGSLMYLKTEESQWLFVKESEIWNLPEDENHILPTLRLSYYHLPSHLKQCFAYCSLFPKDYKIEKEKLIQLWMAEGFIQSSVGSNHMENIGGEYFNNLLRRSFFQDVEKDDDGNIVWCKMHDLMHDLACFVAGTECSIVQVEKAESIHNISRRLSLECGYGRNVQTFPKALKKVNRLRTLLLLEVRSFSIPRNHFVHFMCLRVLDLSKANVTKELLVSIGKLKHLRYLDLSYTNIKSLPESISTLPHLQTLRLLQCYYLAELPRDMSKMTSLRHLETDGYEYDLTHMPANMGELKFLQTLPIFIIGKDRGCGIKELQDLNLRRSLIIQNLENVMSRADAQEANLKEKPNLHRLCFSWGSWGQDIDLKLAGNVEETLEGLQPHPNLKRLKVERYVGVRFPHWMSSSLLSNLVEISLRDCRRCEQLPQLGQLPLLKVLVLEGMHAVKSIGNHFYGDNVAEGFPSLEKLRLEDMPNLEEWSGFNGREVLPCLNELSVVGCPKLTTLPCRQSLKKLTLKDSNETLLGSVANQTLLSSLIIEYFWELRSLSGGLFPNHTRLLTLEIWRCPKLESLSGELGNLAALESLSVVYCDELVSLPEELQNLTSLQNLNIQECNGLTSLRLQGLSSLKHLAIEYCHSLTSLMGGLQHLTALQSLYINNCSELASLPEDMQHLMSLRDLNIWYCDKLTCLPEGLKHVTTLQELSIGGLKSLMALPEWIGNLSTLQYLKIVDCGKLACLPSGLQLLTTLQTLKISECPQLEKRCEKEKGEDWHYIAHIPDIEIGYTESESESESPRGGKGCGRLLGLKRR, encoded by the coding sequence ATGGCAGAAGTATTTCTCTCCGCTCTCGTTGAGACAGTGATGGGGAACTTGGATTCTCTACTTCGGCAACAGTTTCAAACAGCATGGGGTGTCAAGAAAGAATTGGAGAAGCTGGAGAGCACATTGTTGGCGATCAAAGCGGTACTTCGAGATGCAGACAAGCAGCAAGTGCAGAGCGAGGCGCTGAGGGATTGGCTAATGAAGCTTAAGGGTGTGGCCTATGATGCAGATGACTTGATAGATGAGTTCTTAACAGAAGCTTTTCGGCGGAAAGTGAGGACACGGCCTGCTATTATGAATAGGGTGCacaacttcttttcttttccgaaCTCACTTGTATTTCGCCTGAGGATGGGGAGTAGGATaaaggagattggggagagattatATGAGATTGCAGAGGAGAGGAAGTTCCATTTGAGTGACAGAGTTGTAGATCTTCCATTCAATATTGAAGAGAGACTGCAAACAGactctttgattgagtcggaaGTTTTTGGCAGAGatgaagataagaagaaaatcgTAGAGTCGTTGATTGATTTTAGtactcaagaagatgtctcgatcATCCCCATAGTCGGTATGGGGGGCCTTGGGAAGACCACACTTGCTCAATTCGCTTACAATGATGAGAGGGTAACCAAGCATTTTGAGCTAAGAATATGGGTTTGTGTGTCGGACAATTTCAATGTGATGAGGGTAATAAAATTAATCATTGAATCAGCAAATGGTAGCAAATGTGATCTCGAAGGCATGGATTCACTGCAGCATAGCCTCCAAGAAAAGCTAAGTGGGAAGAAGTTTTTACTCGTGTTGGATGATGTGTGGGAGGAAACTCCTGAGAAGTGGAATTCACTGAAAAAATCTGTCAGAGGTGCCAGGGGTAGTAAAATCATAGTTACTACCCGTAGTGAAAAAGTTGCTTCAATCATGGGCACTCTCCCTTCACACCATTTGCCAATATTATCAGAAGATGATTGTTGGTCTCTGTTCAGGCAACGGGCGTTTGGGCATGAAAGACAAGAACATCCAAACCTTGTAATACTTGGAAAGGAAATTGTGAAGAAGTGCAAGGGTGTTCCTTTGGCGGCGAAGTCACTCGGAAGCTTGATGTACCTTAAAACAGAGGAAAGCCAGTGGTTGTTTGTCAAAGAAAGTGAAATTTGGAATCTACCTGAAGATGAGAATCACATTTTACCTACCCTAAGGTTGAGTTATTATCATCTGCCATCACATTTGAAGCAATGCTTTGCATATTGCTCATTATTTCcaaaagattataaaattgagAAGGAGAAACTGATCCAGCTTTGGATGGCCGAAGGTTTCATTCAATCATCAGTCGGAAGTAACCACATGGAAAACATCGGTGGAGAGTATTTCAATAATCTATTGCGGCGGTCCTTCTTCCAGGATGTTGAGAAAGATGATGATGGGAATATAGTATGGTGCAAGATGCATGACCTCATGCATGATCTTGCATGCTTTGTTGCGGGGACTGAATGCTCGATTGTGCAGGTCGAAAAAGCAGAGAGCATCCACAACATATCTCGCCGTTTGTCCTTGGAGTGTGGGTATGGAAGAAACGTCCAAACATTCCCAAAGGCATTAAAGAAAGTAAACCGTTTGCGAACACTGCTTCTGCTTGAAGTAAGAAGTTTCAGCATCCCCCGTaatcattttgtacattttatgTGCTTACGCGTGTTAGATTTAAGCAAAGCCAACGTTACTAAGGAGTTGTTGGTTTCAATCGGCAAGTTGAAACACTTAAGATACCTCGACCTGTCTTATACTAATATAAAATCCCTTCCTGAATCCATTAGCACCCTTCCCCATCTGCAAACCTTGAGACTCTTGCAGTGTTATTATCTTGCAGAGTTACCCAGGGACATGAGCAAAATGACTAGCTTAAGACATCTTGAAACAGATGGGTATGAATATGATTTGACCCATATGCCAGCTAATATGGGAGAATTAAAGTTCCTTCAGACCTTGCCAATATTCATCATTGGTAAGGATAGAGGATGTGGTATAAAAGAGCTGCAAGACCTAAACCTTCGACGAAGCTTGATTATTCAAAACCTCGAGAACGTGATGAGTAGAGCAGATGCACAGGAAGCAAACTTGAAGGAGAAGCCAAACCTTCATAGGTTATGCTTTTCATGGGGTTCATGGGGTCAGGATATTGATCTTAAGTTGGCAGGAAATGTTGAGGAAACCCTTGAAGGTCTCCAACCACATCCGAATCTCAAAAGGTTGAAGGTTGAACGGTACGTGGGTGTCAGATTTCCACATTGGATGAGTTCTTCATTGCTTTCGAATCTGGTTGAAATCTCACTGAGAGATTGCAGAAGATGCGAACAGCTCCCCCAGCTTGGCCAATTACCATTGCTTAAGGTTCTTGTGTTAGAGGGAATGCATGCTGTGAAATCTATTGGGAACCATTTCTATGGTGACAATGTTGCAGAGGGATTCCCGTCACTGGAAAAACTCAGGTTGGAAGATATGCCTAATTTAGAGGAGTGGTCAGGATTCAACGGAAGAGAAGTACTCCCCTGCCTTAATGAACTATCTGTCGTCGGATGCCCAAAGTTAACAACACTTCCATGCCGTCAGTCTCTGAAAAAATTGACATTGAAAGATAGTAATGAGACGTTGTTAGGTTCAGTGGCAAACCAAACCTTGCTTTCCTCCTTGATTATTGAATATTTCTGGGAGCTAAGGTCGTTGTCGGGTGGGTTGTTCCCAAATCATACCCGTCTCTTGACCCTAGAAATTTGGAGGTGCCCAAAGCTTGAGTCTCTGTCGGGGGAGCTTGGAAACCTTGCTGCTCTAGAGTCTCTGTCTGTTGTATACTGTGATGAGCTGGTATCATTGCCGGAGGAGTTACAAAACCTCACCTCTCTTCAGAATCTAAATATTCAAGAGTGCAATGGTCTAACGTCGTTGAGACTACAAGGCCTGAGCTCTCTTAAACATCTTGCCATTGAGTATTGTCATAGCCTAACGAGTTTGATGGGGGGCCTGCAACACCTCACTGCCTTACAATCCTTGTACATTAATAACTGTTCGGAGCTGGCTTCTTTACCAGAGGATATGCAACACCTAATGTCCCTTCGAGATCTTAACATCTGGTACTGTGATAAGTTGACATGTTTGCCGGAAGGGCTAAAACATGTCACAACACTGCAAGAGCTAAGTATCGGGGGTTTGAAAAGTCTAATGGCTCTGCCAGAGTGGATAGGAAACCTCTCCACGCTTCAATATTTGAAGATTGTCGATTGTGGTAAATTGGCGTGCTTGCCATCCGGGTTGCAACTCCTAACAACCCTCCAAACTCTAAAAATCTCTGAATGTCCCCAATTAGAGAAGCGATGCGAGAAGGAGAAAGGCGAGGATTGGCACTACATAGCACACATCCCAGATATCGAGATTGGATATACCGAATCCGAATCCGAATCCGAATCCCCGAGAGGAGGCAAAGGGTGTGGTCGTCTGTTGGGGTTGAAGAGAAGATAG